A DNA window from Massilia putida contains the following coding sequences:
- a CDS encoding tetratricopeptide repeat protein, whose translation MSLINKMLQDLDARGTPKDGALPGQVKPVERAAYRPKGRAIAVAAGGAVAALALGWLGWSQLHRPAHPLPAAPAPVVANAVKAVPVVTGPVQAPAPTAAAPAAAPAAPAVAPRVDPAVPPAAAPVADEAPAPERMTRAYRRAERARAAAERKAAHADKVSMAATAYSKDVAPMEPDSEEAREARRAMTEVLAARGKSAKTSSVAMLAAARAAALDDGPAKGKRSAQGRQETGAQRAEGEYRRALASLQEGRMNDTLASLEQALKYEPAHEAARQTLVGLLIEANRTDEAMRQLQLGLTLDARQPAMAMLLARLQIERGGNGIDTLMRTLPYAGNNAEYHAFLAAALARQQRHREAAEQYQLAVRSMPSNGVWWMGLGISLQAEKRNGEALDAFQRARASGGLSQELQSFVERSIQQLAR comes from the coding sequence ATGAGCCTGATTAACAAGATGCTGCAAGACCTGGATGCGCGCGGCACGCCCAAGGATGGCGCGTTGCCCGGCCAGGTCAAGCCCGTCGAGCGCGCGGCTTACCGACCCAAGGGACGCGCGATCGCGGTCGCCGCCGGCGGCGCCGTGGCCGCGCTGGCGCTGGGCTGGCTGGGGTGGTCCCAGCTGCACCGTCCCGCGCATCCGCTGCCGGCCGCGCCGGCGCCCGTCGTGGCAAATGCCGTCAAGGCGGTGCCGGTCGTGACGGGGCCCGTGCAGGCGCCGGCACCTACTGCCGCTGCCCCTGCTGCCGCCCCTGCCGCGCCGGCGGTTGCGCCCCGGGTCGATCCGGCGGTGCCGCCGGCTGCCGCGCCGGTGGCCGACGAGGCTCCGGCGCCGGAGCGGATGACGCGTGCCTACCGCCGTGCGGAACGCGCGCGCGCCGCCGCCGAACGCAAGGCCGCGCACGCCGACAAGGTTTCGATGGCCGCCACCGCATACTCGAAAGACGTCGCGCCGATGGAGCCGGACAGCGAGGAAGCCCGCGAGGCGCGCCGCGCGATGACCGAGGTGCTCGCGGCACGCGGCAAGTCGGCGAAGACGAGCTCCGTCGCGATGCTGGCCGCCGCCCGCGCGGCCGCGCTGGACGACGGCCCGGCGAAGGGCAAGCGCTCCGCCCAGGGCCGCCAGGAGACGGGCGCGCAGCGCGCGGAAGGCGAGTACCGGCGCGCGCTGGCGAGCCTGCAGGAAGGCCGCATGAACGACACGCTCGCCTCGCTCGAACAGGCTCTGAAATACGAACCGGCGCACGAGGCGGCGCGCCAGACCCTCGTCGGCCTGCTGATCGAAGCGAACCGCACGGACGAGGCGATGCGCCAGCTGCAACTGGGTCTCACGCTGGACGCGCGCCAGCCGGCCATGGCGATGCTGCTCGCGCGCCTGCAGATCGAACGGGGCGGCAACGGCATCGATACCCTGATGCGGACCTTGCCCTATGCCGGCAACAATGCCGAGTACCACGCATTCCTGGCGGCCGCGCTGGCGCGCCAGCAGCGTCACCGCGAGGCGGCCGAGCAGTACCAGCTGGCCGTGCGGTCGATGCCGTCGAACGGGGTGTGGTGGATGGGACTCGGCATCTCGCTGCAGGCCGAAAAGCGCAACGGCGAGGCGCTCGACGCGTTCCAGCGCGCGCGTGCGAGCGGCGGCTTGTCGCAGGAGTTGCAGAGCTTCGTCGAACGGAGCATCCAGCAATTGGCGCGTTAG
- a CDS encoding pyridoxal phosphate-dependent aminotransferase: MTTPVLQSRLPAVGTTVFTLMSALANEHGAVNLGQGFPDFHCDPRLPDAVDAAMRAGHNQYAPMTGLPLLRDAIAAKLAALYGHAYDANAEITVTAGATQAIITAILCAVHPGDEVIVIEPCYDSYQPAIAMAGGVAVPVAMRVGDNGYSVPWDAVAAAVTPRTRMIVVNTPHNPTGTILRQADLDALADIVAGTHILVLSDEVYEHMVYDGQPHASVSRHPVLAERAFVVSSFGKTYHVTGWKVGYVAAPAPLMAEFRKVHQYNVFSVNTPMQAGLADFMRDPAPWRDLPAFYQRKRDLFRAGLAHTRFTLLPADGTYFQCVRYDGISDLSESEFAQWLTREIKVAAIPVSAFYSRPTESGIVRFCFAKKDETLALALERLKDL; this comes from the coding sequence ATGACAACACCCGTCCTGCAATCGCGCCTGCCGGCCGTCGGCACCACCGTGTTCACCCTCATGTCCGCCCTCGCCAACGAGCACGGCGCCGTCAACCTCGGCCAGGGCTTTCCCGATTTCCACTGCGACCCGCGCCTGCCCGACGCCGTCGACGCCGCCATGCGCGCCGGCCACAACCAGTACGCGCCGATGACGGGCCTGCCCCTGCTGCGCGACGCCATCGCCGCCAAGCTCGCCGCGCTGTACGGTCATGCGTACGATGCCAACGCCGAGATCACGGTGACGGCCGGCGCCACGCAAGCCATCATCACCGCGATCCTGTGCGCCGTGCACCCGGGCGACGAGGTGATCGTCATCGAGCCCTGCTACGACAGCTACCAGCCGGCCATCGCGATGGCCGGCGGCGTGGCCGTCCCCGTCGCGATGCGGGTCGGCGACAACGGCTACAGCGTGCCGTGGGATGCGGTGGCCGCCGCCGTCACGCCGCGCACCCGCATGATCGTCGTGAACACGCCGCACAACCCGACCGGCACGATCCTGCGCCAGGCCGACCTCGACGCGCTGGCCGATATCGTGGCGGGAACGCACATTCTGGTCCTGTCGGACGAGGTGTACGAGCATATGGTGTACGACGGCCAGCCGCATGCCTCCGTGAGCCGCCATCCGGTGCTGGCGGAGCGCGCGTTCGTCGTCTCCAGCTTCGGGAAGACCTATCACGTGACGGGCTGGAAGGTGGGCTATGTGGCCGCGCCGGCCCCGTTGATGGCGGAGTTCCGCAAGGTCCACCAATACAATGTGTTCAGCGTGAACACGCCGATGCAGGCCGGCCTCGCGGACTTCATGCGCGATCCGGCGCCGTGGCGCGACCTGCCCGCGTTCTACCAGCGCAAGCGCGACCTGTTCCGCGCGGGGCTCGCGCACACGCGCTTCACGCTGCTGCCGGCGGACGGCACGTATTTCCAGTGCGTGCGTTACGATGGGATCTCGGACCTGAGCGAATCCGAATTCGCGCAATGGCTCACGCGCGAGATCAAGGTGGCGGCGATTCCCGTGTCGGCGTTCTACAGCCGGCCCACGGAGTCGGGCATCGTGCGGTTCTGCTTCGCCAAGAAGGACGAGACGCTGGCGCTCGCACTCGAACGGTTGAAGGACCTGTGA
- a CDS encoding putative toxin-antitoxin system toxin component, PIN family: protein MIPASTKPIVIDTNVCLDLFVFRDPRWAPLLAALESGRVRAVTRADCRDEYRIVLHYAHLPLDDTTRPHAAERFDALIEVVDPTSRALRLPVCTDRDDQKFLEIARDADAAVLVTKDKALLKLARRTARENLFRIMTPDVWVKTEAPATLE from the coding sequence ATGATACCTGCTTCAACGAAACCCATCGTCATCGACACCAACGTCTGCCTCGACCTGTTCGTTTTCCGGGACCCGCGCTGGGCTCCCTTGCTGGCCGCCCTCGAGTCCGGCCGCGTGCGCGCCGTCACCCGCGCCGACTGCCGCGACGAATACCGCATCGTGCTGCACTACGCGCACCTGCCGCTCGACGACACGACGCGGCCGCACGCGGCCGAACGCTTCGACGCCCTGATCGAGGTCGTGGACCCGACGTCGCGCGCGCTGCGCCTGCCCGTCTGCACGGACCGCGACGACCAGAAATTCCTGGAAATCGCCCGCGACGCCGACGCGGCCGTCCTCGTCACAAAGGACAAGGCGCTGCTCAAGCTGGCCCGCCGCACGGCGCGCGAGAACCTGTTCCGCATCATGACGCCCGACGTCTGGGTCAAGACCGAGGCCCCGGCCACGCTAGAATGA
- the yaaA gene encoding peroxide stress protein YaaA, which produces MLIVLSPAKSLDLDSPPTTRVRTTPRFIDDAAELIRVLKPKSPAEIGALMDISDQLSVLNVTRYADWHPDHAAARQAIMSFDGDVYTGLAARTLDARALDYVQGRVRILSGLYGVLRPLDAMHPYRLEMGTRLANPRGKDLYAFWGERVTAALNADLKDAGAAVLVNLASEEYFKSVKPKVLDVPVITPVFEDWKNGKYKIISFFAKRARGMMARYAAENGITDPERLKTFDVDGYAFVESVSTDKAWVFRRRIEA; this is translated from the coding sequence ATGCTGATCGTTCTTTCGCCCGCCAAATCCCTCGACCTCGACTCCCCGCCCACCACCCGCGTCCGCACGACGCCGCGCTTCATCGATGACGCCGCTGAACTGATCCGGGTCCTGAAACCCAAGTCGCCGGCCGAGATCGGCGCGCTGATGGATATTTCGGATCAATTGTCCGTACTGAACGTGACCCGTTACGCCGACTGGCACCCGGATCACGCCGCGGCACGCCAGGCCATCATGTCGTTCGACGGCGACGTCTACACGGGCCTCGCCGCGCGCACGCTGGACGCACGGGCGCTGGATTATGTGCAGGGCAGGGTTCGCATCCTGTCCGGCCTGTACGGCGTGCTGCGCCCGCTGGACGCCATGCATCCGTACCGCCTGGAGATGGGCACGCGTCTCGCGAACCCGCGAGGCAAGGATTTATACGCGTTCTGGGGCGAGCGGGTGACGGCCGCGCTGAATGCCGACCTGAAGGACGCGGGGGCGGCTGTCCTCGTGAACCTGGCGTCGGAAGAATACTTCAAGTCCGTCAAGCCCAAGGTGCTGGACGTGCCCGTGATCACGCCCGTGTTCGAGGACTGGAAGAACGGCAAATACAAGATCATCTCGTTCTTCGCCAAGCGGGCGCGCGGGATGATGGCCCGTTACGCGGCCGAGAACGGGATCACGGACCCGGAGCGCCTGAAGACCTTCGATGTGGACGGGTACGCGTTCGTCGAGAGCGTGTCGACGGACAAGGCGTGGGTGTTCCGGCGCAGAATCGAAGCTTGA
- a CDS encoding outer membrane protein assembly factor BamD, translated as MQKKLSVIVVTSVLLSLSACGLLPERSDENKNVSASKLYADAQEEMAGGHYEAAIKLFERLESNYPFGTYAAQAQMEIAYAHYKAQDQAEALAAVERFIKLHPNHPQVDYMYYLRGLINFNDQIGFLSFIYAQDPTERDPKATREAFAAFKELVDKFPNSKYAPDSIARMNYLINAMAQYEVHVANYYYRRGAYLAALNRAQGAVTQFSEATAREEALFIMIRCYDKLGMFDLRDDTQRIFAKNYPDSRFMGGKGSGDAPWWKFWAKAGAKPAPKDAVQ; from the coding sequence ATGCAAAAAAAATTGTCTGTAATTGTCGTAACTAGCGTTCTGCTAAGTTTGTCAGCTTGCGGTTTGTTGCCGGAAAGATCCGACGAAAACAAGAACGTGTCAGCATCGAAATTATACGCTGACGCGCAGGAGGAAATGGCTGGCGGCCACTACGAAGCCGCGATCAAGCTGTTCGAACGCCTGGAATCCAACTACCCGTTCGGCACCTACGCCGCCCAGGCACAGATGGAAATCGCCTATGCGCACTACAAGGCGCAGGACCAGGCCGAAGCGCTGGCGGCGGTGGAACGCTTCATCAAGCTGCACCCGAATCATCCGCAGGTCGACTATATGTACTACCTGCGCGGCCTGATCAATTTCAACGACCAGATCGGTTTCCTCAGCTTCATCTACGCCCAGGACCCGACCGAGCGCGACCCCAAGGCCACGCGCGAAGCGTTTGCCGCGTTCAAGGAACTGGTCGACAAATTCCCGAACAGCAAATACGCGCCGGACTCGATCGCCCGCATGAACTACCTGATCAATGCGATGGCGCAGTACGAAGTGCACGTGGCGAACTACTACTATCGCCGCGGCGCCTACCTGGCCGCGCTGAACCGCGCCCAGGGCGCCGTCACCCAGTTCAGCGAAGCCACGGCGCGCGAGGAAGCGCTGTTCATCATGATCCGCTGCTACGACAAGCTGGGCATGTTCGACCTGCGCGACGACACGCAGCGCATCTTCGCGAAGAACTATCCGGACAGCCGCTTCATGGGCGGCAAAGGCTCGGGCGACGCGCCCTGGTGGAAGTTCTGGGCCAAGGCGGGCGCGAAGCCGGCGCCGAAGGATGCCGTGCAATAA
- a CDS encoding RluA family pseudouridine synthase: MILTATPNSAENLFDPDLDEDLDAELDAGTGGPDYSPITLELEPEHCGQRLDKVVAGLVPQFSRSRLQQWFDEGHITVDGKPAKGKSTAFGDEIVVVVPQPAPEDTAYTPEAMDLDIVYEDDAILVINKPAGLVVHPGSGNWSGTLLNGLLHHCPQLVSVPRAGIVHRLDKDTSGLMVVGKTLEAQTDLVRQLQARTVKREYFALVWGTPRPYGTIDSAISRDAKDRVKMAVSNSPSAKPAITHYEVIETGELDRRPVTLVQCRLETGRTHQIRVHMQSLGYSLVGDTVYGKQHLRSFFHRQALQARRLGLTHPATGEHMEWIVPLADDFAELLEQAGIEEPEAI, translated from the coding sequence GTGATATTAACTGCTACGCCGAATTCGGCGGAAAACCTTTTCGACCCCGACCTGGATGAGGACCTCGACGCCGAGCTCGATGCCGGCACCGGTGGTCCCGACTATTCCCCGATCACCCTGGAATTGGAACCCGAACACTGCGGACAGCGGTTGGACAAGGTCGTGGCCGGATTGGTGCCGCAGTTCTCGCGCAGCCGTCTGCAGCAATGGTTCGACGAAGGCCACATCACCGTCGACGGCAAGCCGGCGAAGGGCAAGAGCACGGCCTTCGGCGACGAAATCGTCGTCGTCGTGCCGCAGCCCGCGCCCGAGGACACGGCCTATACGCCGGAAGCGATGGACCTCGACATCGTCTACGAGGACGACGCCATCCTCGTCATCAACAAGCCGGCCGGCCTCGTCGTGCACCCGGGTTCGGGCAACTGGTCGGGCACCTTGCTGAACGGTCTGCTGCATCACTGCCCGCAGCTGGTGTCCGTGCCGCGCGCCGGCATCGTGCACCGCCTGGACAAGGACACGAGCGGCCTGATGGTCGTCGGCAAGACGCTGGAAGCGCAGACCGACCTCGTGCGCCAGCTGCAGGCCCGCACCGTCAAGCGCGAATACTTCGCCCTCGTGTGGGGCACGCCGCGTCCTTACGGCACGATCGACTCGGCGATCAGCCGCGACGCCAAGGACCGCGTCAAGATGGCCGTGTCGAACAGCCCGTCGGCCAAGCCCGCGATCACGCACTACGAAGTGATCGAGACGGGCGAGCTCGACCGCCGCCCCGTCACCCTCGTGCAATGCCGCCTGGAGACGGGGCGCACGCACCAGATCCGCGTGCACATGCAGTCGCTGGGCTACAGCCTCGTCGGCGACACCGTGTACGGCAAGCAGCACCTGCGCTCCTTCTTCCACCGCCAGGCTCTGCAGGCGCGCCGCCTCGGCCTGACGCATCCGGCCACCGGCGAGCACATGGAGTGGATCGTGCCGCTGGCCGACGATTTCGCGGAACTTCTGGAACAAGCCGGGATCGAAGAACCGGAAGCGATTTGA
- the pgeF gene encoding peptidoglycan editing factor PgeF, whose product MSFPELTADLLDTDLIHPAQPDEWPDLPDAFGALATTRRGGVSTGPYGDGRGGGGLNLGLHVGDDPDAVQANRARLRVRLPGQPAWIAQVHGADVVDASTVQPGGPVRTGDASIATVPGVVCAILTADCLPVLFADLGGQVAGAAHAGWRGLAGGVLGQTVAAMRAAGAGEVTTWLGPAIGPSAFEVGPDVLGAFDTALPGQVADAFRPYPGRPGKYLADIYLLARRMLARDGITRVHGGGRCTATESDWFYSYRRDGVSGRQASLIWLK is encoded by the coding sequence ATGAGTTTTCCCGAGTTGACCGCTGATTTGCTCGATACCGACCTGATTCATCCGGCCCAGCCGGACGAGTGGCCCGATCTGCCTGACGCGTTCGGTGCCCTGGCCACGACGCGGCGCGGCGGCGTCAGCACGGGGCCGTACGGCGACGGCAGGGGTGGGGGTGGCTTGAACCTGGGCCTGCACGTGGGCGACGATCCGGACGCGGTGCAAGCCAACCGCGCACGCCTGCGCGTACGCCTGCCCGGGCAGCCCGCATGGATAGCGCAAGTCCATGGCGCCGACGTCGTCGATGCTTCGACCGTCCAGCCGGGCGGGCCCGTGCGCACGGGCGACGCGAGCATCGCGACGGTGCCCGGCGTCGTCTGCGCCATCCTGACGGCCGACTGCCTGCCGGTGCTGTTCGCCGACCTGGGCGGCCAGGTCGCGGGCGCTGCGCACGCGGGCTGGCGCGGTCTGGCCGGCGGTGTGCTGGGGCAGACCGTGGCCGCCATGCGCGCGGCCGGTGCGGGCGAGGTCACGACCTGGCTGGGGCCGGCGATCGGGCCAAGCGCGTTCGAAGTCGGCCCCGATGTGCTGGGCGCCTTCGACACCGCGCTGCCGGGGCAGGTGGCAGATGCCTTCCGGCCCTATCCTGGCCGGCCGGGCAAGTATCTGGCGGATATTTATCTGCTGGCTAGGCGCATGCTGGCCCGCGACGGGATCACGCGCGTGCACGGAGGCGGGCGCTGCACGGCGACCGAGTCCGACTGGTTTTATTCCTACCGCCGCGATGGCGTCAGCGGCCGCCAGGCCAGCCTGATCTGGCTGAAGTAA
- the phaC gene encoding class I poly(R)-hydroxyalkanoic acid synthase — MNTPDATPQMLAAPWMAPFAQFTDPSVWQSWMKLPDGADGTAAFAPVAKMLGDIGAGLSPGKLEALRDDYVQKATKLWQDFVTGKLPSFSDRRFAAPEWTANPMSAYSVASYLLNSEFLIALAEAVEAPPRDKQKIRFAVQQIVDAMSPANFLATNPEAQQKMIETKGESLTKGLQNMLADLQKGRISQSDESAFEVGRNVGITPGTVVFENHLFQLIQYTPTTPTVHEVPLLMVPPCINKYYILDLQPENSLVRYLVEQGNTVFMLSWRNPDQSLAGTTWDDYVEQGAIRALDVTRAITGQDKVNVFGFCVGGTIAATALAVLAARGQKPAASLSLFTTLLDFSDTGVLDVFVDETQVKLREQQLARGGLMPGRDLATTFSALRPNDLVWNYVQQNYLKGKTPPAFDLLYWNADSTNLPGPMYCWYLRNTYLEDKLKVPGALTVAGVKVDLGAIDCPTFLYGSKEDHIVPWEAAFASMSLLNPKKPKNNRFVLGASGHIAGVINPASKNKRSYWVNEGGRTRPKTPAEWSAGAVEKKGSWWPEWAKFLVENGGNEVAPPAQPGNAQFPPIEPAPGRYVKERAD, encoded by the coding sequence ATGAATACGCCTGATGCTACCCCGCAGATGCTCGCCGCTCCCTGGATGGCGCCGTTCGCGCAATTCACCGACCCCTCCGTCTGGCAGTCCTGGATGAAACTTCCCGACGGTGCCGATGGCACGGCAGCATTCGCACCGGTGGCGAAGATGCTCGGCGATATCGGCGCCGGCCTGTCGCCGGGGAAGCTGGAAGCGCTGCGCGACGATTACGTGCAGAAGGCCACGAAGCTGTGGCAGGACTTTGTCACGGGCAAGCTGCCGTCGTTCAGCGACCGCCGCTTTGCCGCCCCGGAGTGGACGGCGAACCCGATGTCCGCCTACAGCGTCGCATCGTACCTGCTGAACTCCGAGTTCCTGATCGCCCTCGCCGAAGCCGTCGAGGCGCCGCCGCGCGACAAGCAGAAGATCCGGTTCGCCGTCCAGCAAATCGTCGATGCGATGTCGCCCGCCAACTTCCTCGCGACGAACCCGGAAGCCCAGCAGAAAATGATCGAGACCAAGGGCGAGAGTCTCACGAAAGGCTTGCAGAATATGCTGGCCGACCTGCAGAAGGGCCGCATTTCGCAGTCGGACGAGTCCGCGTTCGAAGTCGGCCGCAACGTCGGCATCACGCCGGGCACGGTCGTGTTCGAGAATCATCTGTTCCAGTTGATCCAGTACACGCCGACGACGCCGACCGTGCACGAAGTGCCGCTGTTGATGGTGCCGCCGTGCATCAACAAATACTACATCCTCGACCTGCAGCCGGAGAATTCCCTCGTCCGCTACCTGGTGGAGCAGGGCAATACGGTGTTCATGCTGTCGTGGCGCAATCCCGACCAGAGCCTGGCCGGCACGACGTGGGACGATTACGTCGAGCAGGGCGCGATCCGCGCGTTGGATGTGACCCGCGCGATCACGGGCCAGGACAAGGTCAATGTGTTCGGCTTCTGCGTGGGCGGCACGATCGCCGCGACGGCGCTGGCCGTGCTGGCCGCGCGCGGCCAGAAGCCGGCCGCGAGCCTCTCCCTGTTCACCACGCTGCTCGATTTTTCCGACACGGGCGTGCTGGACGTCTTCGTCGACGAAACCCAGGTCAAGCTGCGCGAACAGCAGCTGGCGCGTGGCGGCCTGATGCCGGGACGCGACCTCGCGACGACGTTCTCGGCCCTCCGTCCGAACGACCTCGTGTGGAACTATGTCCAGCAAAACTACCTGAAAGGCAAGACGCCGCCCGCGTTCGACCTGCTGTACTGGAATGCGGACAGCACGAACCTGCCGGGGCCGATGTACTGCTGGTATCTGCGCAATACTTATCTCGAAGACAAGCTCAAGGTGCCGGGCGCGCTCACGGTGGCCGGTGTCAAGGTCGACCTGGGCGCCATCGATTGCCCGACCTTCCTGTACGGCTCGAAGGAAGACCACATCGTGCCGTGGGAAGCCGCGTTCGCGTCGATGAGTCTCCTGAATCCCAAGAAGCCGAAAAACAACCGCTTCGTGCTGGGCGCGTCCGGCCATATCGCGGGCGTGATCAATCCGGCGTCGAAGAACAAGCGCAGCTACTGGGTCAACGAAGGCGGCCGCACCCGTCCGAAAACGCCGGCCGAGTGGAGCGCCGGCGCGGTGGAGAAGAAGGGCAGCTGGTGGCCGGAATGGGCGAAATTCCTCGTCGAAAACGGCGGCAACGAAGTGGCGCCGCCGGCGCAGCCGGGCAATGCGCAATTCCCGCCGATCGAGCCGGCGCCTGGCCGTTATGTCAAGGAACGGGCCGATTGA
- the phaR gene encoding polyhydroxyalkanoate synthesis repressor PhaR, producing MSSVKKSTERLIKKYPNRRLYDTQTSSYITLSDVKQLVLDSDEFTVVDAKTNEDLTRSILLQIILEEEAHGVPMFSSGVLSQIIRYYGHAMQGMMGSYLEKNVQAFTDIQNKFVGSAAGALEGKPFSTEMWTQFMNIQGPMMQGMMNNYIDQSKNLFLQMQEQMQSQSKAMFGAFPFGVPPEKK from the coding sequence ATGAGTAGTGTGAAAAAAAGCACTGAACGCCTGATCAAGAAATATCCCAATCGCCGGCTGTACGACACCCAGACCAGTTCTTACATCACCTTGTCCGACGTGAAGCAGCTCGTGCTCGATTCCGACGAGTTCACGGTCGTGGATGCCAAGACGAATGAAGACCTGACCCGCAGCATCCTCCTGCAGATCATTCTCGAAGAGGAAGCGCACGGCGTGCCGATGTTCTCCAGCGGCGTGCTGTCCCAGATCATCCGTTACTACGGCCATGCGATGCAGGGCATGATGGGCTCTTACCTGGAAAAGAACGTGCAGGCGTTCACGGATATCCAGAACAAATTCGTCGGCTCGGCCGCGGGCGCGCTGGAAGGCAAACCGTTCAGCACGGAGATGTGGACCCAGTTCATGAATATCCAGGGCCCGATGATGCAGGGCATGATGAACAACTACATCGACCAGAGCAAGAATCTGTTCCTGCAGATGCAGGAGCAGATGCAGAGCCAGAGCAAGGCGATGTTCGGGGCGTTCCCGTTCGGGGTGCCGCCGGAGAAGAAATAG
- the rimO gene encoding 30S ribosomal protein S12 methylthiotransferase RimO — protein MQELRRNPLPATLDATGTATPPKVGFVSLGCPKALVDSEQILTQLRAEGYETAKSYAGADLVIVNTCGFIDAAVQESLDAIGEALAENGKVIVTGCLGAKKDASGSDIITKVHPKVLAVTGPHAVAEVMESVHTHLPKPHDPFIDLVPDHGVKLTPKHYAYLKISEGCNHRCSFCIIPSMRGDLVSRPIHDVLQEAENLFKAGVKELLVISQDTSAYGVDVKFRTGFWNGRPVKTHMTQLTEALGQMAKQYGAWVRLHYVYPYPHVDQVIPFMGENVVPYLDIPLQHAHPDVLKRMKRPASGEKNLDRIQAWRKMNPDLTIRSTFIAGFPGETDAEFEYLLDFLKEAQIDRLGCFAYSPVEGATANEIANPVPDEVKEERRARVMLLQEEISAQRLQAKVGKTIRVLVDEVGPREAVGRSAADAPEIDGVVHIKRALTPGKAKPAVGEFIDVVVTKADAHDLWATVA, from the coding sequence ATGCAAGAACTCCGCCGTAACCCCCTCCCTGCCACCCTCGATGCCACCGGCACCGCGACGCCGCCGAAGGTCGGTTTCGTCTCGCTCGGCTGCCCGAAGGCGCTGGTCGACTCCGAACAGATCCTCACGCAGCTGCGCGCGGAGGGCTACGAGACCGCCAAGTCGTACGCCGGCGCGGACCTCGTGATCGTCAACACTTGCGGCTTCATCGACGCTGCCGTGCAGGAATCGCTGGATGCCATCGGCGAGGCGTTGGCCGAAAACGGTAAAGTCATCGTCACGGGCTGCCTCGGCGCCAAGAAGGATGCCTCGGGCAGCGACATCATCACGAAGGTGCACCCGAAGGTGCTCGCGGTGACCGGTCCGCATGCCGTGGCCGAAGTGATGGAATCCGTGCACACGCACCTGCCCAAGCCGCACGACCCGTTCATCGACCTCGTGCCGGACCACGGCGTCAAGCTCACGCCGAAGCATTACGCTTACCTCAAGATCTCGGAAGGCTGCAACCACCGCTGCAGCTTTTGCATCATCCCGTCGATGCGCGGCGACCTCGTGTCGCGTCCCATCCACGACGTGCTGCAGGAAGCGGAGAACCTGTTCAAGGCCGGCGTCAAGGAACTGCTGGTGATCTCGCAGGACACGAGCGCCTACGGCGTCGACGTCAAGTTCCGCACCGGCTTCTGGAACGGCCGCCCCGTCAAGACGCATATGACGCAGCTGACGGAAGCGCTGGGCCAGATGGCCAAGCAATACGGCGCCTGGGTGCGCCTGCACTACGTGTACCCGTACCCGCACGTCGACCAGGTGATACCGTTCATGGGCGAGAACGTCGTGCCCTACCTCGACATCCCGCTGCAGCACGCGCACCCGGACGTTTTGAAACGGATGAAGCGCCCCGCGAGCGGCGAAAAGAACCTCGACCGCATCCAGGCCTGGCGCAAGATGAATCCGGACCTCACGATCCGCTCGACGTTCATCGCCGGTTTCCCGGGCGAGACGGACGCGGAATTCGAATACCTGCTGGACTTCCTGAAGGAAGCGCAGATCGACCGCCTGGGCTGCTTCGCGTACTCCCCGGTCGAAGGCGCGACGGCGAACGAGATCGCGAATCCCGTGCCGGACGAAGTCAAGGAAGAGCGCCGCGCGCGCGTGATGCTGCTGCAGGAAGAGATCTCCGCGCAGCGCCTGCAGGCGAAGGTCGGCAAGACGATCCGCGTGCTCGTCGACGAAGTGGGCCCGCGCGAAGCGGTCGGCCGCTCGGCAGCCGATGCGCCGGAAATCGACGGCGTTGTCCACATCAAGCGCGCCCTCACGCCGGGCAAGGCCAAGCCGGCGGTCGGCGAATTCATCGACGTGGTCGTGACCAAGGCGGATGCGCACGATTTGTGGGCGACGGTCGCCTGA